GCTTTAAACAACATTGGCGCGTAATGATAAGCAAACAACCCAAATGCAATTAACCAAAATACAATGCTCAAATTGATAAAGATAATATAATACTGCATCCAAAAAATAGGGCCTATTACACGTATTATGACAGCCATAAAAATACTGAAAAATGCCACGAACATCGCTTTGGGCTGTTGCAACATACGCCCTGTATGACCCAGTGAAACACGAGATATCATCGCCAAAATTAGTCCGCCCATACCGCCAATTGTAATGAAATGCCATAAATGACTAACAATCGGTACATTAATAAAGTAACTCATGCCGACGGTAAATAGTCCCGCCCAGATAAAAAATAACGAGCCGTGGATAGACCACAGCAGCGGCACACCCAAGGTAATCCAAGGCTTCCAACGACACCAGCGAATGGCTTGGCAACATGCAGCGAGAATAAACAATATGCCAAATACAGCCTTCGGTGCAGAAAATAAAGGCTGAATTAATAGCAGTAAAGTAATAACGCCTAAACTGCCTGTTGCTAATTTTTCCAACCAAGGAAGTGGTAATACTTTTGCTGTTTTAGTCCCGTTGGCAGTAAACATAGGTACAACACGACCAGCCATCACCGACATTAAAAATACCATTAGCATTACGGATGCATAAGCAGTTTGGTGAACTGTCATGTTCGCTAAACCTAATTTAGCCAAATGCATTTCAATATTTGCCACAGTAAATAAAACTAATAAAGGCACAAAAAATAAATTTCGGTACTGTTTTATTTTTAACAAAGGTTTGGCTAAAACATAAGCAACTACGGGCAGAAAACTTAAATCAATCAACATGATAACGTGATCATTTAATAGCGAGGGTAAAAACAAAGCAATGCGCCCTGCCAGCCAAAGCATAAATAAACCAAGTAAGGGTAACCCCGAAATACCACGAACCCCAGTCCAATTCTGGATCGCGGTTAACAAGAAACCAGCAACTATGGCACAGCCAAAACCGAATAACATTTCATGTATATGCCACCACAAGCCGCCACCGTAAGGCTGAAAGGTAATATAACCAGATAACATTGCGCCCCATAGCAGCAATGCAACCATACTAAACAAAGCGCCTGCTAAGAAGAAAGGACGAAAGCCAAGACGTAACACAGGGAGGATTTTTTGTTCCGCCGCCAAGTCTGTAATTTGCATTGATTTAACCTTTTAAATAGTAATTGAGATTGAGTATATGTGGTAATAAAAGGTCTGTAATTGACAAAAGGCAAATACCCAACTTATTTAGTCAAGTATTTGCCTTTTTATTGATGATCTGAGATTTGGTCTAGCTCAACATCGTTTTAGTTAACAACATTGCTTAGTTAATAACAGTGACCGCAAGTTCGCACTCGTCATTCCAACGATAGTAAACATCGCAGTTTGATTGTCCCAGTCGAGGCCGTTCACTAATTGTTTTCGATATCTTACCTTTCGCTATCCAAAGTGCCAGCATCGCATCGATACCGTCTTCACTAATTCCAAAGGTTTTGGCTAGCTCAGTTCTGTTGGTTTTACCGTTAACAACAAGATGATCTTTCAGACGTGTTAAAATCATATTTGCCCTGTTCCTCTTGTAGTTGGAGTTTATTACCTTGCTTTTTCAGTAGTGCAATCACAACGCACATCAACACACTGAAGAAGCCTATCCAGCCCATACTTGATGCAGGGTGTGCTGAGAATTCAACAATTTGGTAATACATAGTGGCAACAAAATAACCTAAGAACATAGTCCAGCCAGCAATGAATACAGCAAATGGACGACCAAATTCACGCACATAAGCGCCCATTGCCGCAGCGCAAGGTGTGTATAAAAGAATAAATAATAAGAATGCAAAAGCAGCAGCGTCAGAGCTGAAGCTCTCTTTCAAGTTACCAAATATTGTCACATCCACTTCTTGATCGTCAGCAACCGCATTCATATCCGTTAAATCACCCACATCAACACCCAATGGATCTGAATAACTTAAATTCGCCAAATTCGCAGGGATTGATAATACCGCTTTTTGTAAACTGGCTAATAAATCAAACTCAGCATTATCTTTCTCTGCACTTGAATACAAGCTATTTAACGTGCCGATAACCGCTTCTTTGGCAAAAATACCCGTAATAATACCCACGGTTGCTTGCCAGTTATCTGCTTTAATACCAATAGGTGCAAGTAACGGCGTTGCGACTTGTGCAACTTTCGATAATACTGAACTTTCAGTTTCTTCATTACCAAAGCTGCCATCTGTACCCAATGAATTAAAGAAACTAAGAAATGCGACAACCAACACGATCGTTTTACCCGCACCAAACACAAAACGTTTTAGTTTTTGCCAAGTGATGATAAGCATATTCTGCATTGTCGGTAATTCGTAATCCGGCATTTCCATGATAAAGCTATCACTGCGGCCTGGATACAAACTCCAGCGTAATATGAGCCCAGTAAATACCGCAACTAAAATGCCAATAATGTATAATGCAAAGACAATATTTTGGCCATGCTCAGGGAAGAATGCCGCCGAGAATAATGCATACACAGGTAATCGTGCGCCACATGACATAAACGGTGCCATGGCCGCCGCTAAACGACGCTCACGCTCGTGCTCGAGTGTACGTGTTGCCATAATGGCAGGTACGTTACAGCCAAAACCCAATACTAACGGAACAAATGCTTTACCTGGGAGGCCAATTCGTTGCATTACTTTATCAAGTAC
This Moritella sp. 5 DNA region includes the following protein-coding sequences:
- the feoB gene encoding Fe(2+) transporter permease subunit FeoB; translated protein: MLYQILTIGNPNSGKTTLFNALTGANQRVGNWAGVTVDKKTGRYGHAGDEFLLTDLPGIYALDSSNEVNSVDEMIASKAALDHTADLIINVVDASCLERSLYMTLQLRELGRPMVVVLNKMDVLARQRQVLDVKKLEQALGCPVLALSANAKNEVSSFKQDLHSIVQKGVVTVPLAMDYGTEIEAAISELEIYFFEHDAAPRSLAIRALENDALIVDLISLDALMMIADVKNKVAESIETDFHIANVRYTFLHQLCNKVRRQEGKLSRSFSDKVDQVVLNKYIGIPFFFAVMYLMFMFSINIGGAFIDFFEISFGSVLVDGGHYLLDGLLPVWLVTIIANGIGGGIQTVATFIPVIGCLYLFLSLLESSGYMARAAFVLDKVMQRIGLPGKAFVPLVLGFGCNVPAIMATRTLEHERERRLAAAMAPFMSCGARLPVYALFSAAFFPEHGQNIVFALYIIGILVAVFTGLILRWSLYPGRSDSFIMEMPDYELPTMQNMLIITWQKLKRFVFGAGKTIVLVVAFLSFFNSLGTDGSFGNEETESSVLSKVAQVATPLLAPIGIKADNWQATVGIITGIFAKEAVIGTLNSLYSSAEKDNAEFDLLASLQKAVLSIPANLANLSYSDPLGVDVGDLTDMNAVADDQEVDVTIFGNLKESFSSDAAAFAFLLFILLYTPCAAAMGAYVREFGRPFAVFIAGWTMFLGYFVATMYYQIVEFSAHPASSMGWIGFFSVLMCVVIALLKKQGNKLQLQEEQGKYDFNTSERSSCC
- a CDS encoding NnrS family protein — protein: MQITDLAAEQKILPVLRLGFRPFFLAGALFSMVALLLWGAMLSGYITFQPYGGGLWWHIHEMLFGFGCAIVAGFLLTAIQNWTGVRGISGLPLLGLFMLWLAGRIALFLPSLLNDHVIMLIDLSFLPVVAYVLAKPLLKIKQYRNLFFVPLLVLFTVANIEMHLAKLGLANMTVHQTAYASVMLMVFLMSVMAGRVVPMFTANGTKTAKVLPLPWLEKLATGSLGVITLLLLIQPLFSAPKAVFGILFILAACCQAIRWCRWKPWITLGVPLLWSIHGSLFFIWAGLFTVGMSYFINVPIVSHLWHFITIGGMGGLILAMISRVSLGHTGRMLQQPKAMFVAFFSIFMAVIIRVIGPIFWMQYYIIFINLSIVFWLIAFGLFAYHYAPMLFKARQDGRPG
- a CDS encoding FeoC-like transcriptional regulator; this translates as MILTRLKDHLVVNGKTNRTELAKTFGISEDGIDAMLALWIAKGKISKTISERPRLGQSNCDVYYRWNDECELAVTVIN